From one Planococcus citri chromosome 3, ihPlaCitr1.1, whole genome shotgun sequence genomic stretch:
- the LOC135839544 gene encoding SCY1-like protein 2 isoform X2: MDVLNKLYYTVSSTVSQLSIVLPGNPVTREYEATNHIASAGPGLLWKIFSGFKKSTNQEASILVLEKKQLGRLSKKDREAVLDTLRKSISQLARLRHPQILAVQHTLEESRDSLAFATEPVFASLANILGKVDNVPVPVPASVENYKLFEVEIKYGLQQIAEGFSFLHNDVKLLHRNLCPQNIVINKKGAWKIFGFDYSVHCISGAEAIVRWPTIEYAMDVHALAQPSLDYLAPESALSCKLLVSSDVFSFGMLIYTLYNRGHPLHYSNNNWTTYNLNVLKFKRISNSDLLSIPQEIREIVKLMLNYMPELRPEFHDFLKSEFFDDVGIKALIHSDSMFQWDNLQKTQFYEGLPQILEKIPHRVCLFRIIPCLWKEFVNPTMVPFVLPSVFAISEGCTKEEFTRYILPYLKRVLRMQEPVQIQLICLQKVELMLKLALADEIESEILPVLYRALECNSQQLQEQCLSVIPTFATLIHYQTMNRDLLPRIEKLYKSNCCASVRVNCLDCIGKLVEHLDSWGIRVDVLYFLLFLRVKDRKEPEVLMSIAGIYKKILNHKKVSVTKRIIAEKMIPVLMCVEFGEEVPLPLEMPLSIEKSLTANQFNAIMTVVEEMVNVIVAEDPAEIEQLCSMQEQHN, from the exons ATGGACGTACTCAATAAGTTATACTATACTGTCAGTAGCACCGTATCACAGCTATCTATAGTTTTACCAGGAAATCCGGTTACCAGAGAATACGAAGCCACTAATCATATCGCGAGCGCTGGACCag GACTACTGTGGAAGATATTCAGCGGATTCAAGAAATCCACCAACCAAGAGGCTTCAATATTAGTATTAGAAAAGAAACAGTTGGGCAGATTGTCAAAGAAAGATCGCGAAGCTGTGCTAGATACTTTGAGAAAAAGTATCTCTCAATTAGCTCGTTTAAGACATCCTCAAATTCTGGCGGTGCAACATACTCTAGAAGAATCACG AGATAGTTTAGCTTTCGCTACTGAGCCAGTTTTTGCAAGTCTGGCAAATATTTTGGGTAAAGTAGACAACGTACCAGTTCCAGTTCCTGCCTCGGTGGAAAACTACAAATTATTcgaagttgaaataaaatatggCTTGCAACAG attGCCGAAGGCTTTTCATTTCTACACAACGATGTGAAATTATTACACCGGAATCTATGTCCGCAGAATATAGTAATCAACAAAAAAGGTGCCTGGAAAATATTCGGATTTGATTACAGCGTTCACTGTATTAGTGGAGCAGAAGCTATC GTAAGATGGCCGACTATCGAATATGCCATGGATGTACACGCATTGGCTCAGCCAAGTTTAGATTACTTGGCTCCAGAATCCGCATTATCTTGCAAATTATTAGTGTCCAGCGATGTGTTTTCATTTGGGATGTTGATTTACACTTTGTACAATAGAGGCCATCCTCTTCATTACTCCAATAACAATTGGACAACGTATAACCTgaatgtgttgaaatttaaacGAATTTCTAATTCTGATCTGTTATCGATTCCTCAAGAAATTAGAGAAATTGTTAAACTCATGTTGAACTATATGCCCGAGCTGAGGCCAGagtttcatgattttttaaag TCTGAATTTTTCGATGATGTTGGTATCAAAGCATTAATTCATTCGGATTCCATGTTTCAATGGGATAATctacaaaaaacacaattttatgAAGGATTGcctcaaattttagaaaaaattcccCATCGTGTATGCctatttag GATAATTCCATGTTTGTGGAAAGAATTCGTCAATCCAACCATGGTGCCTTTTGTTTTACCAAGTGTATTCGCCATCTCCGAAGGTTGTACTAAAGAAGAATTTACGCGATATATTTTACCTTATTTAAAACGAGTACTAAGGATGCAAGAACCCGTGCAA ATTCAACTTATCTGTTTGCAAAAAGTGGAACTGATGCTGAAACTCGCTCTCGCCGATGAAATAGAATCAGAAATTTTACCCGTGTTATATCGAGCACTCGAGTGTAATTCGCAACAGTTGCAAGAACAATGTTTATCTGTTATACCCACTTTCGCTACCTTAATCCATTACCAGACGATGAATAGAGATCTGCTGCCTCGTATTGAAAAACTCTACAAATCCAACTGCTGCGCTTCT GTTCGAGTGAATTGTTTAGATTGTATCGGTAAACTAGTGGAGCATTTAGATTCATGGGGAATTCGGGTTGATGTTTTatatttcttactttttttgagagTCAAAGATCGCAAAGAGCCGGAAGTTCTGATGAGTATTGcag gtatttaTAAGAAgattttaaatcataaaaaagtttcCGTTACTAAAAGAATAATAGCTGAGAAAATGATTCCAGTTTTGATGTGTGTCG AATTCGGGGAGGAGGTGCCGTTGCCGTTAGAGATGCCTCTTAGTATTGAGAAATCTCTTACAGCGAATCAGTTCAACGCTATAATGACTGTGGTAGAAGAAATGGTCAATGTGATTGTAGCTGAAGACCCAGCTGAAATCGAGCAACTTTGTTCAATGCAAGAACAACATAA
- the LOC135839544 gene encoding SCY1-like protein 2 isoform X1, protein MDVLNKLYYTVSSTVSQLSIVLPGNPVTREYEATNHIASAGPGLLWKIFSGFKKSTNQEASILVLEKKQLGRLSKKDREAVLDTLRKSISQLARLRHPQILAVQHTLEESRDSLAFATEPVFASLANILGKVDNVPVPVPASVENYKLFEVEIKYGLQQIAEGFSFLHNDVKLLHRNLCPQNIVINKKGAWKIFGFDYSVHCISGAEAIVRWPTIEYAMDVHALAQPSLDYLAPESALSCKLLVSSDVFSFGMLIYTLYNRGHPLHYSNNNWTTYNLNVLKFKRISNSDLLSIPQEIREIVKLMLNYMPELRPEFHDFLKSEFFDDVGIKALIHSDSMFQWDNLQKTQFYEGLPQILEKIPHRVCLFRIIPCLWKEFVNPTMVPFVLPSVFAISEGCTKEEFTRYILPYLKRVLRMQEPVQIQLICLQKVELMLKLALADEIESEILPVLYRALECNSQQLQEQCLSVIPTFATLIHYQTMNRDLLPRIEKLYKSNCCASVRVNCLDCIGKLVEHLDSWGIRVDVLYFLLFLRVKDRKEPEVLMSIAGIYKKILNHKKVSVTKRIIAEKMIPVLMCVEFGEEVPLPLEMPLSIEKSLTANQFNAIMTVVEEMVNVIVAEDPAEIEQLCSMQEQHKNCDFGTNNNISDGLGTSLTSQEKEGLLLLLFLFSGNFFF, encoded by the exons ATGGACGTACTCAATAAGTTATACTATACTGTCAGTAGCACCGTATCACAGCTATCTATAGTTTTACCAGGAAATCCGGTTACCAGAGAATACGAAGCCACTAATCATATCGCGAGCGCTGGACCag GACTACTGTGGAAGATATTCAGCGGATTCAAGAAATCCACCAACCAAGAGGCTTCAATATTAGTATTAGAAAAGAAACAGTTGGGCAGATTGTCAAAGAAAGATCGCGAAGCTGTGCTAGATACTTTGAGAAAAAGTATCTCTCAATTAGCTCGTTTAAGACATCCTCAAATTCTGGCGGTGCAACATACTCTAGAAGAATCACG AGATAGTTTAGCTTTCGCTACTGAGCCAGTTTTTGCAAGTCTGGCAAATATTTTGGGTAAAGTAGACAACGTACCAGTTCCAGTTCCTGCCTCGGTGGAAAACTACAAATTATTcgaagttgaaataaaatatggCTTGCAACAG attGCCGAAGGCTTTTCATTTCTACACAACGATGTGAAATTATTACACCGGAATCTATGTCCGCAGAATATAGTAATCAACAAAAAAGGTGCCTGGAAAATATTCGGATTTGATTACAGCGTTCACTGTATTAGTGGAGCAGAAGCTATC GTAAGATGGCCGACTATCGAATATGCCATGGATGTACACGCATTGGCTCAGCCAAGTTTAGATTACTTGGCTCCAGAATCCGCATTATCTTGCAAATTATTAGTGTCCAGCGATGTGTTTTCATTTGGGATGTTGATTTACACTTTGTACAATAGAGGCCATCCTCTTCATTACTCCAATAACAATTGGACAACGTATAACCTgaatgtgttgaaatttaaacGAATTTCTAATTCTGATCTGTTATCGATTCCTCAAGAAATTAGAGAAATTGTTAAACTCATGTTGAACTATATGCCCGAGCTGAGGCCAGagtttcatgattttttaaag TCTGAATTTTTCGATGATGTTGGTATCAAAGCATTAATTCATTCGGATTCCATGTTTCAATGGGATAATctacaaaaaacacaattttatgAAGGATTGcctcaaattttagaaaaaattcccCATCGTGTATGCctatttag GATAATTCCATGTTTGTGGAAAGAATTCGTCAATCCAACCATGGTGCCTTTTGTTTTACCAAGTGTATTCGCCATCTCCGAAGGTTGTACTAAAGAAGAATTTACGCGATATATTTTACCTTATTTAAAACGAGTACTAAGGATGCAAGAACCCGTGCAA ATTCAACTTATCTGTTTGCAAAAAGTGGAACTGATGCTGAAACTCGCTCTCGCCGATGAAATAGAATCAGAAATTTTACCCGTGTTATATCGAGCACTCGAGTGTAATTCGCAACAGTTGCAAGAACAATGTTTATCTGTTATACCCACTTTCGCTACCTTAATCCATTACCAGACGATGAATAGAGATCTGCTGCCTCGTATTGAAAAACTCTACAAATCCAACTGCTGCGCTTCT GTTCGAGTGAATTGTTTAGATTGTATCGGTAAACTAGTGGAGCATTTAGATTCATGGGGAATTCGGGTTGATGTTTTatatttcttactttttttgagagTCAAAGATCGCAAAGAGCCGGAAGTTCTGATGAGTATTGcag gtatttaTAAGAAgattttaaatcataaaaaagtttcCGTTACTAAAAGAATAATAGCTGAGAAAATGATTCCAGTTTTGATGTGTGTCG AATTCGGGGAGGAGGTGCCGTTGCCGTTAGAGATGCCTCTTAGTATTGAGAAATCTCTTACAGCGAATCAGTTCAACGCTATAATGACTGTGGTAGAAGAAATGGTCAATGTGATTGTAGCTGAAGACCCAGCTGAAATCGAGCAACTTTGTTCAATGCAAGAACAACATAA GAATTGCGATTTCGGTACCAATAACAACATTTCTGATGGTTTGGGCACATCGCTGACATCCCAAGAAAAGGAaggattattattattattattcttatTCTCCGGTAACTTTTTCTTCTAA